From the genome of Alkalispirochaeta americana:
AGTGGCCAGTCTTGTAGAATCCGGCGAGATTCCGGCACGAGGTGAGTTCGTTCTCCTTGTATGGACTGATAAAAGCCGTTAAAATTATGGGGTGAGGGGCCGATAATGTTGATGAAAGGATGGATCAATCGATGACGATTGAACGGCTTGGGCCGATTGACCCGATTCATAGATACCACAAAGCTGAAAAAGCAGCCAAGTCGGCAGGGGCAAAAACTGGTGACGCGATCTCTCTCTCCGATGAGGCGCGGGCCCGGTCAGAGGTCCTGCAGGCCCTGGAAGAGGTGCGGGGGCTTCCCGATATCCGTCAGGACCGTGTCGAGGAAGTGCGCCGAAAGCTTGAAGATCCATCCTACATCTCGGACAAGGTAGTCGAGGCCGTGGCGGAGGAGATCCTCTCCGTCTTCGATCTGGGCTAGTGTTTCTCCTCTGGTTTGCATATATCAGCAGCACCTCCACCGGGGGCGCTGCTTTTTTTTTGATTCCGCGTGAAATAATTCCCAAAGATGATTATGATTACCTGTGTTTGGATCTGTCGCCTGGTCCCGGGTGGTGAGCCAGGGCCGGATGATTGTGAGTAATTATAGCGTGATAACTGGAATGTAAAGCCCATGCGTAGCATATCTCTCAGATTGCCGTCGACTGTTGTCTTTGGCAAGGATGTATTGACCCAGGTAGGTTCGCTGGCTCGGGAGCGGGGAACCCGGGCACTTGTCGTCACCGAAGGTGTCCTCCACGAGGGAGGGCATATCGAGCGCGTCGCCGAGATACTGAGGCGATCGGGTCTGGACGTAATGGTCTACGACGAACTCATGCCGAGTTCCGCCTCGTCCCGGGTGGATGAAATCGCCTCGCTGGCTCGGGCCAGCAAAACCCAGGTTGTTCTTGGTCTGGGGGGGATGAGAGTCCTCTCGGTAGCCCGGTGTGTGGCCAACTGCGCCGCTTCAGCCTTGACCGTGCGGGACCTTCTGGAGGGAAAAACCGCCCGGGACTCGGTCGATTATATTGAGGTCCCCTCGTCGTTCCGGAACCATCTTCTCATGCGTGACGAGGCCCTTTTGCGCGATTCCGGTTCCGAGCGGGCCCGGATGGTCCGGACCTGTCCCGGCACCGTGAAGGCTGTGGTGCTGGAAACGGAGTTCTCCCAGACGCTGTCGGCCAAGTACGCCCTGGCGGCGGTGATGGATACCCTCCTGGCGGCGATCGAGGGGTTCTTCTCCACGCGGTCATCCCTCTATTCCGACACGCTCCTGGAGCGGGCAATTCAGGAGCTCCATGGATCGGCCCTGACAGCGGTAAAAAATCCTCTCGACAGCCGGTTTCGGGAGCGCGCCGCCGAGGCGGGTCTGATGACCGCCCTGGCTCTGGCCGTGACCGGCCAGGGGGCGGGGGGCGCTCTGGCCTACGGTATCAATGCCCGGTTCAGTCTTCCCAAATCCTGGGTCGCCAGTATCTTTCTGCCCCACGTTGTCGAGACCCTGAGCACCCAGAATGTCGAGAAGGCAGCCCGGGTTGCCGCCGCTTTGGGGGAACCCCTGGAGGGAATCTCCCCAGCTGGTGACGCCCCCCGGGCCGCGCGGGGTATCCGCAAGCTGGTGAGCCATCTTGATCTGCCTGCCCGGCTTCGGGATCTCGATGTGACCCTGGACGAGCTCTCCCATTGTGCAGAACAGGTGGCCGACTTTGATATGCTGGCGCATGTTCCCGGGGGAGCGGGGGTTCAGGAGCTGCAACGGCTGGTCTCGGCTGCGTACTAATGAGGCGGGCTCCTTCCCGGATACCCTCGCTGGGGTCCGGCGGGTTGCGTCGGGTTCTGTTGCCCCTCTTTACTCTGGACCAGGAGGGTCGGCCCCGGGTGCTGTGCGATCCCCTCTATCTGGCCCGGGTCCTGGAGGCGGTCCGGGACGATTCCCGGCGGACGACCCCTCTGCGGGAGGCTGCCGGGAAAGCCGTGGCTTTTCTTGCTCAAGGAGGTGATCCCCGGGACCGTTCCTTTCTGATCCTGCGGGATGTTCTTGATCGGGAAGCAGGGGTCATGGTGGAGGAGGAGCCGCTCCGGGAGGGGCTCTCCCGGGAATCCCTGGCTGCTCCCGATGGCCGGGAGTATCGTCCGATACCCCTAGTGCTCTATCTGGAACACCTGCGGTCCCCCTTCAACACCGGAAACATTCTTCGCAGCGCCGCCGCCTTCGGGGTCGCCGGGGTTGTTCTGGGAGCCGGTTGTCCCTCGCTGGATCATCCCAGGCTTCTTCGGGCAGCCATGGGAAGCGAGGGGATGATTCCCTGTCTGGTCGGAACCGAGGAGGATGCCCGGACTCTTCTGGAAGAGCGGTTTCCTGCTCCGGGGCAGGAGCGTCCACGGCTGTACGCGCTCGAAACGGGAGGAACACCCCTCTCCCGGGCCGGGGTTACCTTCCCGGCCGTGGTGATCCTGGGCCATGAGGAGAAGGGGGTGTCAGCACCTCTTCTGGAGAGGACTCGCCTCTCGGGGGGGATTGTGACGATACCCCATCAGGGACCAAAGGGGTCCCTGAACGTGGGTGT
Proteins encoded in this window:
- a CDS encoding flagellar biosynthesis anti-sigma factor FlgM, which produces MTIERLGPIDPIHRYHKAEKAAKSAGAKTGDAISLSDEARARSEVLQALEEVRGLPDIRQDRVEEVRRKLEDPSYISDKVVEAVAEEILSVFDLG
- a CDS encoding iron-containing alcohol dehydrogenase; protein product: MRSISLRLPSTVVFGKDVLTQVGSLARERGTRALVVTEGVLHEGGHIERVAEILRRSGLDVMVYDELMPSSASSRVDEIASLARASKTQVVLGLGGMRVLSVARCVANCAASALTVRDLLEGKTARDSVDYIEVPSSFRNHLLMRDEALLRDSGSERARMVRTCPGTVKAVVLETEFSQTLSAKYALAAVMDTLLAAIEGFFSTRSSLYSDTLLERAIQELHGSALTAVKNPLDSRFRERAAEAGLMTALALAVTGQGAGGALAYGINARFSLPKSWVASIFLPHVVETLSTQNVEKAARVAAALGEPLEGISPAGDAPRAARGIRKLVSHLDLPARLRDLDVTLDELSHCAEQVADFDMLAHVPGGAGVQELQRLVSAAY
- a CDS encoding TrmH family RNA methyltransferase, producing MRRAPSRIPSLGSGGLRRVLLPLFTLDQEGRPRVLCDPLYLARVLEAVRDDSRRTTPLREAAGKAVAFLAQGGDPRDRSFLILRDVLDREAGVMVEEEPLREGLSRESLAAPDGREYRPIPLVLYLEHLRSPFNTGNILRSAAAFGVAGVVLGAGCPSLDHPRLLRAAMGSEGMIPCLVGTEEDARTLLEERFPAPGQERPRLYALETGGTPLSRAGVTFPAVVILGHEEKGVSAPLLERTRLSGGIVTIPHQGPKGSLNVGVAAGILLNHLNHLAGPTDSAGPE